The Aphanothece sacrum FPU1 genome includes the window TTTTTCATGGCAACGGTGACAGCAGTAATGTGTTCTGCTGCATTCCCAACAATGGGTAATAAAATGACTCCGGTAAATAATCCTGTTAATCCTAAAGACGCAGTAGCTTCTTCTAAAGAATTGACTAATAATTCTGATTCAAGAGCAACTCCAATAGTTACCATTAACAAGATAAAAATCCATTTTTTGATATTCACTTGTGTGGGATTTTCTTCTGTTAATTCTGCCTCATTATTTTCCATGTCAGCCATACTTACATCATAAAGATAAGTATGAGTTTTCATAGAAAAAAGTAAGGTCAAGCCATACACTAAAATTAAAACAATGGCAACTGCAACTGATAAATTTTGTAAGGTTTTTTCTTCAATTCCTGTTGAAGTATACTGTACAGCAGTCGGTAATAAAATCGCCACTACGGCTAAATTCATGGAGGAAGCATTTAAACGGGCCGCTACTGATTGAAATGTTTGCTCTTTATAACGTAATCCTCCTAATAACATTGAGAAGCCAACTACTAATAATAAATTACCAATAATTGACCCCGTAATAGTCGCTTTAACAACTCCAATTAATCCCTCTTTCAGAGCAACTAAGGCTAAGATTAATTCTGTCGCATTCCCAAATGTGGCATTT containing:
- the cax gene encoding calcium/proton exchanger; this encodes MSNKDKILSVFLLFIPVSFAAYYLEWGATVIFLTAGLAIVPLAGFMGKATEEISIVVGPNLGGLLNATFGNATELILALVALKEGLIGVVKATITGSIIGNLLLVVGFSMLLGGLRYKEQTFQSVAARLNASSMNLAVVAILLPTAVQYTSTGIEEKTLQNLSVAVAIVLILVYGLTLLFSMKTHTYLYDVSMADMENNEAELTEENPTQVNIKKWIFILLMVTIGVALESELLVNSLEEATASLGLTGLFTGVILLPIVGNAAEHITAVTVAMKNKMDLSMSVAVGSSLQIALFVAPVLVISGLLLGQPMDLNFNPFELVAVAVAVLLTNSISSDGRSNWLEGTLLLATYLVIGIAFYFHPVVEGLG